In one window of Arctopsyche grandis isolate Sample6627 chromosome 6, ASM5162203v2, whole genome shotgun sequence DNA:
- the LOC143913909 gene encoding uncharacterized protein LOC143913909: MEPCRLCMKIAQNPTFHLIFDDDSDTLLKILTCLPLRLSKGDGLPNKICSICFHKVNDFYCFRNKAVDSENSLNDLHGLQHNKGSQIQDKMESEPCKWIFDEGNTTLRLPLKHEPLVQITPPKHFNSVCTQTEDFPTLFKLTDIKEEIVESVMCGRDDYEELPMFKNEPLTDDSKDIVLNAEQIEFSNPENIICASVSYNFSNEYRKSKKSPKTKIKIKKHARKSSGDINSIDADNLIAKPDILQSEDAATDEIWMCCVCFKKFKKRGDILKHYKSHCNEAYNMQSISLVDGRRKEVFNCTVCNQTFDSKHAFKTHFAIHNNGKQYKCSLCEKTFKTPVEILKHGKKYHPDTTFSDDTDAMHPVASPELTTKRFICDLCDEKFVYMKYLMSHRNAVHPEARGHRLINRCMHCKSEFAHLNSLRRHLRSHTGEKNFLCYVCGKALSSREHLKFHMRIHTGFKPNVCKTCGKGFVKKCNLVLHERVHSGERPHICSHCGKAFSQRSTLVIHERYHSGSKPYVCSLCNKGFVAKGLLSMHLKSSCV, encoded by the exons ATGGAACCATGTCGACTGTGTATGAAGATAGCACAGAATCCGACATTCCACCTTATTTTCGACGATGACTCTGACACGTTGCTAAAAATACTCACATGTTTACCATTACGC ttGTCAAAAGGAGATGGCTTACCAAATAAGATTTGCAGTATTTGTTTTCACAAAGTTAATGATTTCTATTGTTTCCGCAATAAAGCAGTAGATTCAGAAAATTC GTTAAATGATTTACATGGTTTGCAACACAATAAGGGTAGTCAAATTCAGGACAAGATGGAGTCTGAACCATGCAAGTGGATATTTGACGAAGGGAATACAACGTTAAGATTGCCATTAAAACATGAACCACTCGTGCAAATCACACCACCGAAGCATTTCAATTCAGTTTGTACACAAACTGAAGATTTTCCTACTCTATTTAAATTAACAGATATCAAAGAAGAAATAGTCGAAAGTGTGATGTGCGGTAGAGATGACTATGAAGAGTTACCAATGTTTAAAAATGAACCATTGACTGATGATAGCAAAGACATTGTTTTAAATGCTGAACAAATAGAATTTTCCAATCCTGAGAATATAATATGTGCTTCTGTTTCGTATAACTTTTCAAATGAATATCGAAAGAGTAAGAAATCACCCAAAaccaaaatcaaaattaaaaaacacgCTCGTAAATCTAGTGGCGATATTAATTCAATCGACGCAGACAATTTAATTGCTAAACCTGATATTTTGCAAAGTGAAGATGCTGCAACCGATGAAATTTGGATGTGTTGTGTTtgctttaaaaaattcaaaaaaagggGAGACATTTTAAAACACTACAA GTCACACTGTAATGAAGCATATAATATGCAATCTATTTCTCTGGTTGATGGAAGAAGAAAAGAAGTTTTCAATTGTACAGTGTGTAATCAG ACCTTTGATTCAAAGCACGCTTTTAAAACTCATTTTGCGATTCATAATAATGGCAAACAATATAAGTGCTCCCTTTGTGAAAAAACTTTCAAAACACCAGTAGAAATTTTAAAACACG gtAAAAAATATCATCCAGATACAACTTTTTCAGATGACACTGATGCTATGCACCCTGTTGCTAGTCCTGAATTGACAACTAAAAGATTCATATGTGATTTATGCGatgaaaaatttgtatatatgaa ATATTTAATGAGTCATCGTAATGCCGTTCATCCAGAAGCTCGTGGTCATCGACTAATAAATCGTTGTATGCATTGTAAAAGTGAATTCGCACATTTGAACTCACTTCGCAGACATCTTCGTTCTCATACTGGTGAAAAGAACTTCCTGTGTTACGTTTGTGGCAAAGCTTTATCATCAAGGGAGCATTTGAAATTCCATATGAGAATTCACACTGGATTTAAACCAAATGTTTGCAA aaCTTGCGGGAAGGGATTTGTTAAAAAGTGTAATCTCGTATTGCATGAACGAGTTCACAGTGGTGAAAGACCACATATTTGCTCTCACTGTGGTAAAGCATTTTCGCAAAGATCAACACTCGTTATTCACGAAAG ATATCATTCAGGTTCAAAACCATACGTTTGTAGTTTATGTAATAAAGGTTTTGTTGCCAAGGGACTCCTATCTATGCATTTAAAATCATCTTGTGTCTAA
- the LOC143912772 gene encoding uncharacterized protein LOC143912772 encodes MSVDVLGPPSGAELLEIDHLAVGAVCRLCLSRQNLHHCLLAEKHLLHKLRACLPLIISETDSLPKKVCDKCSLKISDIHEYYNRAKDAERELLSVNFLSSPNEDVLSNNKTEVVIDTIDIPDNCQINKTIKLEPPETPNVNFIFTERLSNINSSPDESPSKFSSKHTQTDSLSSNFIIPSRGIENSESAIKEEILSDGLANSPIEEGAFDFTTDNNYSSEDNITLSEVLKVPPIKVKIKKEYSESKRLKKLKKRKKEISAKKSRGRPKGSLNKKSTNELEKLSNKSKLLIKMEKSEQVFVDEVDENGHFEIDDSKKWFSPDVTIEDDKLWQCLTCFVYEKSRADLLRHYKDHVENPSKYKVDDSLKPDMSIKEEGNSESNKTTDTQELKVKKQNFVFIQPIENGGEPGFQCMKCYKVFNNKRSLNRHLVCHDDSRPFPCNICGRTYKRAYEILLHGRAHSGIKTLFCQYDQCNYSTVYPGALHTHHKRHAPDFKYTCEICNKGFDVLTWFMEHKNVHTGDKPFVCNLCGKSFIYSRYLSSHRKSVHPETTVRKLLHRCNECQSEFQFRKQLQRHIARFHTVECSTSVLCDICGKGLSSKEHLKFHRRIHTGEKPHVCRTCSKGFAKKCNLILHERVHSGEKPHICSHCGKGFAQRSTLVIHERYHSGSRPYVCLICNKGFVAKGLLSMHQKTCI; translated from the exons ATGTCTGTTGATGTTTTGGGGCCCCCCTCAGGGGCGGAGCTCCTCGAAATTGATCACCTAGCTGTTGGGGCTGTCTGCCGACTCTGTCTCTCTCGACAAAATCTGCACCACTGTCTTCTCGCTGAGAAACATCTACTACACAAATTGCGAGCTTGTCTTCCTCTCATT atttcaGAAACTGATAGTTTGCCGAAAAAAGTATGCGATAAATGCTCTTTGAAGATCAGTGACATACATGAATACTATAATAGGGCGAAAGATGCAGAAAGAGAATTGCTTTCTGTAAATTTTTTAAGTAGTCCCAACGAAGATGTGCTGTCCAATAATAAAACGGAAGTCGTAATTGACACAATCGATATTCCAGATAATTG tcaaataaataaaaccataaaACTAGAACCCCCAGAAACGcccaatgtaaattttatatttacagaaAGATTGTCCAATATTAATTCTAGTCCAGATGAAAGCCCatcaaaattttcatcaaaacaCACCCAAACTGACAGTCTTAGTAGTAATTTTATCATTCCAAGCAGAGGCATTGAAAATAGCGAGTCGGCCATAAAAGAGGAAATATTGTCAGATGGTTTAGCAAACAGTCCTATTGAAGAGGGTGCATTTGATTTTACCACCGATAATAATTATAGTTCAGAAGATAATATcacacttagtgaagtgttaaAAGTTCCACCGattaaagttaaaattaaaaaagaatattCAGAATCAAAAAGACtcaaaaaattgaagaaaagaaagaaagaaatatCTGCTAAAAAATCCCGAGGAAGACCAAAAGGATCCCTCAATAAAAAGAGTACAAATGAATTAGAAAAACTCTCAAATAAATCCAAGCTATTGATAAAGATGGAGAAATCTGAACAAGTTTTTGTGGACGAGGTTGATGAAAATGGCCATTTTGAAATTGATGATTCTAAAAAATGGTTTAGTCCTGATGTTACGATTGAAGATGATAaactttggcaatgtcttacCTGTTTCGTATATGAAAAGTCTAGAGCAGATTTATTACGCCACTATAAAGATCAT GTTGAAAATCCTTCAAAATATAAAGTCGACGATAGTTTAAAACCTGATATGTCAATTAAAGAGGAAGGCAACAGTGAATCCAATAAAACAACTGACACACaagaattaaaagtaaaaaaacagaactttgtatttattcaaccaattgaaaacGGCGGTGAACCAg GTTTTCAATGTATGAAATGCTACAAAGTATTCAACAACAAAAGATCTCTCAATAGACATCTAGTATGTCACGATGATTCGAGGCCGTTTCCTTGTAATATTTGTG gTCGAACTTATAAAAGGGCTTACGAAATCTTATTACACGGAAGAGCTCACAGTGGTATTAAGACATTATTTTGTCAATATGATCAATGTAATTATAGCACAGTATATCCTGGAGCTTTACATACCCATCATAAAAGACATGCACCTGACTTCAAG tacacATGCGAAATTTGTAACAAAGGATTTGATGTTCTCACTTGGTTTATGGAGCACAAAAATGTTCACACCGGAGATAAACCATTCGTATGCAATCTTTGTggcaaaagttttatttattctag ATATTTATCATCTCATCGAAAGAGTGTCCATCCTGAGACGACCGTTCGTAAATTGTTACACCGTTGCAATGAATGTCAATCTGAATTTCAATTTCGCAAACAATTGCAACGACACATAGCACGCTTTCACACCGTTGAATGTTCGACGAGTGTTCTATGTGATATATGTGGCAAGGGCTTATCTAGTAAGGAACATCTTAAATTTCACCGTAGAATACATACTGGAGAGAAACCACATGTGTGCAg AACTTGCAGTAAGGGATTTGCAAAAAAATGTAATCTGATACTGCATGAAAGGGTGCACAGTGGTGAAAAGCCACACATTTGTTCTCATTGTGGTAAAGGTTTTGCCCAAAGATCTACTCTCGTTATCCACGAACGGTATCATTCCGGATCTCGACCATATGTTtgtttaatatgtaataaaggATTTGTTGCGAAGGGCTTATTATCAATGCACCAAAAAACTTGTATCTGA
- the Gbeta13F gene encoding guanine nucleotide-binding protein subunit beta-1, whose product MNELDSLRQEAETLKNAIRDARKSACDTSLVQATVSLDPIGRIQMRTRRTLRGHLAKIYAMHWGSDSRNLVSASQDGKLIVWDSHTTNKVHAIPLRSSWVMTCAYAPSGSYVACGGLDNICSIYSLKTREGNVRVSRELPGHTGYLSCCRFLDDNQILTSSGDMSCALWDIETGQQCGSFVGHTGDVMSLSLAPDMRTFVSGACDASAKLWDVRDGMCRQTFPGHESDINAVTFFPSGFAFATGSDDATCRVFDIRSDQELAMYSHDNIICGITSVAFSRSGRLLLAGYDDFNCNVWDSMKTERAGILAGHDNRVSCLGVTENGMAVATGSWDSFLRIWN is encoded by the exons ATGAATGAGCTAGACAGCCTCCGACAAGAGGCGGAAACCCTAAAAAATGCTATACGG GATGCTCGCAAATCAGCATGCGATACATCTTTGGTCCAGGCGACAGTCAGCCTGGATCCGATCGGACGTATTCAAATGCGTACACGCCGAACACTGCGTGGGCATCTTGCTAAAATTTATGCTATGCATTGGGGAAGTGACTCCAG GAATTTGGTGTCTGCTAGCCAGGACGGTAAATTGATAGTATGGGATAGTCATACAACTAACAAAGTACATGCAATTCCCCTTCGTTCATCTTGGGTCATGACATGTGCTTACGCTCCATCCGGATCTTATGTCGCTTGTGGTGGCCTTGACAACATTTGCTCCATCTACAG CCTAAAAACACGAGAGGGAAATGTACGAGTCAGCCGTGAGTTACCAGGACATACGGGCTACCTTTCGTGCTGCCGTTTTCTGGACGATAACCAAATTCTCACTAGCTCTGGAGATATGTCATG CGCTCTGTGGGATATAGAAACCGGTCAGCAATGTGGATCATTCGTCGGTCACACTGGCGATGTGATGTCCTTGTCTCTGGCGCCCGATATGCGTACCTTCGTATCGGGTGCATGCGATGCATCTGCAAAGTTGTGGGATGTTCGCGACGGTATGTGCCGTCAAACATTCCCGGGACACGAGAGTGATATAAACGCCGTTACG TTCTTCCCATCTGGATTTGCATTCGCAACTGGTTCAGACGATGCTACTTGTCGAGTGTTCGACATTCGCTCTGATCAA GAGCTGGCTATGTATTCTCATGATAACATTATATGTGGCATTACATCGGTGGCATTCTCCCGAAGTGGGAGACTCTTGCTGGCCGGTTACGACGACTTCAATTGCAACGTTTGGGATTCAATGAAAACAGAAAGAGCCG GTATCCTGGCCGGCCACGACAACCGAGTATCGTGTCTAGGAGTTACCGAGAATGGCATGGCCGTTGCGACAGGATCCTGGGACTCCTTCCTCCGTATCTGGAACTAA
- the LOC143912886 gene encoding uncharacterized protein LOC143912886 isoform X6: MMTISESNYSSNQMSSIRTINDKVVHQDNFNDVQQSSSTNSALITKRGFKPSDMFDPQKKEFLTSLSYKLFPDEFNENRSPITVGDKEIDLNKIFTPAPDAEEYIIKKNNKTFASSAFYATGLHPTVKDQIELAKKISSSLSEPANQLSKGQSMYVSRKNRSVKWVHEGKGRNTSNTSMTPTPSSAHDTPYRPPSAMKQQQQQPKYNTLPRSFPNPPKVVSTNTLPRMEPFPEPATTLTPLPELYIPPLQTKLNEVYSSPQSAKLNSWNGKNYNTAARGWGDVKAFYRPVTFDDKGNCNNLPFSDF; encoded by the exons ATGATGACAATAAGCGAGAGCAACTACTCATCAAACCAGATGTCGTCCATCAGGACCATCAACGACAAGGTGGTCCACCAGGACAATTTCAACGACGTTCAGCAATCGTCTTCGACGAATAGCGCACTGATAACCAAAAGGGGCTTCAAACCATCGGACATGTTCGATCCGCAGAAAAAGGAATTCCTCACCAGCCTCAGCTACAAATTATTCCCT GATGAGTTCAATGAAAACAGATCTCCGATAACGGTTGGTGATAAGGAGATAGATTTGAATAAGATTTTCACACCAGCTCCAGACGCCGAAGAGTACATTATCAAGAAAAATA ATAAAACGTTCGCATCGTCGGCCTTCTATGCAACAGGACTACATCCGACCGTCAAGGACCAGATAGAGCTGGCCAAGAAGATAAGCAGTTCGCTCAGCGAGCCCGCCAACCAGCTCAGCAAAGGACAGTCCATGTACGTCAGCCGCAAGAACAGATCAGTCAAATGGGTACATGAAGGCAAAG GTCGCAATACTTCCAACACGAGTATGACACCAACTCCTAGCAGTGCCCATGACACGCCTTATCGTCCTCCGAGTGCGATGAAGCAACAACAGCAACAGCCCAAATACAATACGTTGCCCAGGTCGTTCCCGAACCCGCCCAAGGTGGTTTCGACTAACACTCTTCCGAGGATGGAGCCGTTCCCGGAGCCAGCGACTACGCTGACTCCCCTTCCAGAGCTTTACATCCCTCCTCTGCAGACGAAGCTGAACGAAGTGTACTCGTCTCCGCAGAGCGCCAAGTTGAATAGCTGGAACGGCAAGAATTACAATACAGCGGCCAGAGGATGGGGTGATGTCAAAGCTTTCTACAGGCCGGTCACATTCGACGACAAGGGTAACTGCAATAACCTACCCTTCTCCGACTTTTAA
- the LOC143912886 gene encoding uncharacterized protein LOC143912886 isoform X3: MMTISESNYSSNQMSSIRTINDKVVHQDNFNDVQQSSSTNSALITKRGFKPSDMFDPQKKEFLTSLSYKLFPVSWDEFNENRSPITVGDKEIDLNKIFTPAPDAEEYIIKKNKLHSQIADKTFASSAFYATGLHPTVKDQIELAKKISSSLSEPANQLSKGQSMYVSRKNRSVKWVHEGKGRNTSNTSMTPTPSSAHDTPYRPPSAMKQQQQQPKYNTLPRSFPNPPKVVSTNTLPRMEPFPEPATTLTPLPELYIPPLQTKLNEVYSSPQSAKLNSWNGKNYNTAARGWGDVKAFYRPVTFDDKGNCNNLPFSDF; this comes from the exons ATGATGACAATAAGCGAGAGCAACTACTCATCAAACCAGATGTCGTCCATCAGGACCATCAACGACAAGGTGGTCCACCAGGACAATTTCAACGACGTTCAGCAATCGTCTTCGACGAATAGCGCACTGATAACCAAAAGGGGCTTCAAACCATCGGACATGTTCGATCCGCAGAAAAAGGAATTCCTCACCAGCCTCAGCTACAAATTATTCCCTGTAAGTTGG GATGAGTTCAATGAAAACAGATCTCCGATAACGGTTGGTGATAAGGAGATAGATTTGAATAAGATTTTCACACCAGCTCCAGACGCCGAAGAGTACATTATCAAGAAAAATA aGTTGCACTCTCAAATTGCAGATAAAACGTTCGCATCGTCGGCCTTCTATGCAACAGGACTACATCCGACCGTCAAGGACCAGATAGAGCTGGCCAAGAAGATAAGCAGTTCGCTCAGCGAGCCCGCCAACCAGCTCAGCAAAGGACAGTCCATGTACGTCAGCCGCAAGAACAGATCAGTCAAATGGGTACATGAAGGCAAAG GTCGCAATACTTCCAACACGAGTATGACACCAACTCCTAGCAGTGCCCATGACACGCCTTATCGTCCTCCGAGTGCGATGAAGCAACAACAGCAACAGCCCAAATACAATACGTTGCCCAGGTCGTTCCCGAACCCGCCCAAGGTGGTTTCGACTAACACTCTTCCGAGGATGGAGCCGTTCCCGGAGCCAGCGACTACGCTGACTCCCCTTCCAGAGCTTTACATCCCTCCTCTGCAGACGAAGCTGAACGAAGTGTACTCGTCTCCGCAGAGCGCCAAGTTGAATAGCTGGAACGGCAAGAATTACAATACAGCGGCCAGAGGATGGGGTGATGTCAAAGCTTTCTACAGGCCGGTCACATTCGACGACAAGGGTAACTGCAATAACCTACCCTTCTCCGACTTTTAA
- the LOC143912886 gene encoding uncharacterized protein LOC143912886 isoform X4, with protein MMTISESNYSSNQMSSIRTINDKVVHQDNFNDVQQSSSTNSALITKRGFKPSDMFDPQKKEFLTSLSYKLFPDEFNENRSPITVGDKEIDLNKIFTPAPDAEEYIIKKNKLHSQIADKTFASSAFYATGLHPTVKDQIELAKKISSSLSEPANQLSKGQSMYVSRKNRSVKWVHEGKGRNTSNTSMTPTPSSAHDTPYRPPSAMKQQQQQPKYNTLPRSFPNPPKVVSTNTLPRMEPFPEPATTLTPLPELYIPPLQTKLNEVYSSPQSAKLNSWNGKNYNTAARGWGDVKAFYRPVTFDDKGNCNNLPFSDF; from the exons ATGATGACAATAAGCGAGAGCAACTACTCATCAAACCAGATGTCGTCCATCAGGACCATCAACGACAAGGTGGTCCACCAGGACAATTTCAACGACGTTCAGCAATCGTCTTCGACGAATAGCGCACTGATAACCAAAAGGGGCTTCAAACCATCGGACATGTTCGATCCGCAGAAAAAGGAATTCCTCACCAGCCTCAGCTACAAATTATTCCCT GATGAGTTCAATGAAAACAGATCTCCGATAACGGTTGGTGATAAGGAGATAGATTTGAATAAGATTTTCACACCAGCTCCAGACGCCGAAGAGTACATTATCAAGAAAAATA aGTTGCACTCTCAAATTGCAGATAAAACGTTCGCATCGTCGGCCTTCTATGCAACAGGACTACATCCGACCGTCAAGGACCAGATAGAGCTGGCCAAGAAGATAAGCAGTTCGCTCAGCGAGCCCGCCAACCAGCTCAGCAAAGGACAGTCCATGTACGTCAGCCGCAAGAACAGATCAGTCAAATGGGTACATGAAGGCAAAG GTCGCAATACTTCCAACACGAGTATGACACCAACTCCTAGCAGTGCCCATGACACGCCTTATCGTCCTCCGAGTGCGATGAAGCAACAACAGCAACAGCCCAAATACAATACGTTGCCCAGGTCGTTCCCGAACCCGCCCAAGGTGGTTTCGACTAACACTCTTCCGAGGATGGAGCCGTTCCCGGAGCCAGCGACTACGCTGACTCCCCTTCCAGAGCTTTACATCCCTCCTCTGCAGACGAAGCTGAACGAAGTGTACTCGTCTCCGCAGAGCGCCAAGTTGAATAGCTGGAACGGCAAGAATTACAATACAGCGGCCAGAGGATGGGGTGATGTCAAAGCTTTCTACAGGCCGGTCACATTCGACGACAAGGGTAACTGCAATAACCTACCCTTCTCCGACTTTTAA
- the LOC143912886 gene encoding uncharacterized protein LOC143912886 isoform X5, with product MMTISESNYSSNQMSSIRTINDKVVHQDNFNDVQQSSSTNSALITKRGFKPSDMFDPQKKEFLTSLSYKLFPVSWDEFNENRSPITVGDKEIDLNKIFTPAPDAEEYIIKKNNKTFASSAFYATGLHPTVKDQIELAKKISSSLSEPANQLSKGQSMYVSRKNRSVKWVHEGKGRNTSNTSMTPTPSSAHDTPYRPPSAMKQQQQQPKYNTLPRSFPNPPKVVSTNTLPRMEPFPEPATTLTPLPELYIPPLQTKLNEVYSSPQSAKLNSWNGKNYNTAARGWGDVKAFYRPVTFDDKGNCNNLPFSDF from the exons ATGATGACAATAAGCGAGAGCAACTACTCATCAAACCAGATGTCGTCCATCAGGACCATCAACGACAAGGTGGTCCACCAGGACAATTTCAACGACGTTCAGCAATCGTCTTCGACGAATAGCGCACTGATAACCAAAAGGGGCTTCAAACCATCGGACATGTTCGATCCGCAGAAAAAGGAATTCCTCACCAGCCTCAGCTACAAATTATTCCCTGTAAGTTGG GATGAGTTCAATGAAAACAGATCTCCGATAACGGTTGGTGATAAGGAGATAGATTTGAATAAGATTTTCACACCAGCTCCAGACGCCGAAGAGTACATTATCAAGAAAAATA ATAAAACGTTCGCATCGTCGGCCTTCTATGCAACAGGACTACATCCGACCGTCAAGGACCAGATAGAGCTGGCCAAGAAGATAAGCAGTTCGCTCAGCGAGCCCGCCAACCAGCTCAGCAAAGGACAGTCCATGTACGTCAGCCGCAAGAACAGATCAGTCAAATGGGTACATGAAGGCAAAG GTCGCAATACTTCCAACACGAGTATGACACCAACTCCTAGCAGTGCCCATGACACGCCTTATCGTCCTCCGAGTGCGATGAAGCAACAACAGCAACAGCCCAAATACAATACGTTGCCCAGGTCGTTCCCGAACCCGCCCAAGGTGGTTTCGACTAACACTCTTCCGAGGATGGAGCCGTTCCCGGAGCCAGCGACTACGCTGACTCCCCTTCCAGAGCTTTACATCCCTCCTCTGCAGACGAAGCTGAACGAAGTGTACTCGTCTCCGCAGAGCGCCAAGTTGAATAGCTGGAACGGCAAGAATTACAATACAGCGGCCAGAGGATGGGGTGATGTCAAAGCTTTCTACAGGCCGGTCACATTCGACGACAAGGGTAACTGCAATAACCTACCCTTCTCCGACTTTTAA
- the LOC143912886 gene encoding uncharacterized protein LOC143912886 isoform X1 has product MMTISESNYSSNQMSSIRTINDKVVHQDNFNDVQQSSSTNSALITKRGFKPSDMFDPQKKEFLTSLSYKLFPNDHPKVKDPSPDGFLEENYETTNGTTTDEFNENRSPITVGDKEIDLNKIFTPAPDAEEYIIKKNKLHSQIADKTFASSAFYATGLHPTVKDQIELAKKISSSLSEPANQLSKGQSMYVSRKNRSVKWVHEGKGRNTSNTSMTPTPSSAHDTPYRPPSAMKQQQQQPKYNTLPRSFPNPPKVVSTNTLPRMEPFPEPATTLTPLPELYIPPLQTKLNEVYSSPQSAKLNSWNGKNYNTAARGWGDVKAFYRPVTFDDKGNCNNLPFSDF; this is encoded by the exons ATGATGACAATAAGCGAGAGCAACTACTCATCAAACCAGATGTCGTCCATCAGGACCATCAACGACAAGGTGGTCCACCAGGACAATTTCAACGACGTTCAGCAATCGTCTTCGACGAATAGCGCACTGATAACCAAAAGGGGCTTCAAACCATCGGACATGTTCGATCCGCAGAAAAAGGAATTCCTCACCAGCCTCAGCTACAAATTATTCCCT AACGATCATCCCAAAGTGAAAGACCCTTCGCCGGATGGATTCCTAGAGGAAAATTATGAGACAACAAATGGAACAACAACG GATGAGTTCAATGAAAACAGATCTCCGATAACGGTTGGTGATAAGGAGATAGATTTGAATAAGATTTTCACACCAGCTCCAGACGCCGAAGAGTACATTATCAAGAAAAATA aGTTGCACTCTCAAATTGCAGATAAAACGTTCGCATCGTCGGCCTTCTATGCAACAGGACTACATCCGACCGTCAAGGACCAGATAGAGCTGGCCAAGAAGATAAGCAGTTCGCTCAGCGAGCCCGCCAACCAGCTCAGCAAAGGACAGTCCATGTACGTCAGCCGCAAGAACAGATCAGTCAAATGGGTACATGAAGGCAAAG GTCGCAATACTTCCAACACGAGTATGACACCAACTCCTAGCAGTGCCCATGACACGCCTTATCGTCCTCCGAGTGCGATGAAGCAACAACAGCAACAGCCCAAATACAATACGTTGCCCAGGTCGTTCCCGAACCCGCCCAAGGTGGTTTCGACTAACACTCTTCCGAGGATGGAGCCGTTCCCGGAGCCAGCGACTACGCTGACTCCCCTTCCAGAGCTTTACATCCCTCCTCTGCAGACGAAGCTGAACGAAGTGTACTCGTCTCCGCAGAGCGCCAAGTTGAATAGCTGGAACGGCAAGAATTACAATACAGCGGCCAGAGGATGGGGTGATGTCAAAGCTTTCTACAGGCCGGTCACATTCGACGACAAGGGTAACTGCAATAACCTACCCTTCTCCGACTTTTAA
- the LOC143912886 gene encoding uncharacterized protein LOC143912886 isoform X2 — MMTISESNYSSNQMSSIRTINDKVVHQDNFNDVQQSSSTNSALITKRGFKPSDMFDPQKKEFLTSLSYKLFPNDHPKVKDPSPDGFLEENYETTNGTTTDEFNENRSPITVGDKEIDLNKIFTPAPDAEEYIIKKNNKTFASSAFYATGLHPTVKDQIELAKKISSSLSEPANQLSKGQSMYVSRKNRSVKWVHEGKGRNTSNTSMTPTPSSAHDTPYRPPSAMKQQQQQPKYNTLPRSFPNPPKVVSTNTLPRMEPFPEPATTLTPLPELYIPPLQTKLNEVYSSPQSAKLNSWNGKNYNTAARGWGDVKAFYRPVTFDDKGNCNNLPFSDF; from the exons ATGATGACAATAAGCGAGAGCAACTACTCATCAAACCAGATGTCGTCCATCAGGACCATCAACGACAAGGTGGTCCACCAGGACAATTTCAACGACGTTCAGCAATCGTCTTCGACGAATAGCGCACTGATAACCAAAAGGGGCTTCAAACCATCGGACATGTTCGATCCGCAGAAAAAGGAATTCCTCACCAGCCTCAGCTACAAATTATTCCCT AACGATCATCCCAAAGTGAAAGACCCTTCGCCGGATGGATTCCTAGAGGAAAATTATGAGACAACAAATGGAACAACAACG GATGAGTTCAATGAAAACAGATCTCCGATAACGGTTGGTGATAAGGAGATAGATTTGAATAAGATTTTCACACCAGCTCCAGACGCCGAAGAGTACATTATCAAGAAAAATA ATAAAACGTTCGCATCGTCGGCCTTCTATGCAACAGGACTACATCCGACCGTCAAGGACCAGATAGAGCTGGCCAAGAAGATAAGCAGTTCGCTCAGCGAGCCCGCCAACCAGCTCAGCAAAGGACAGTCCATGTACGTCAGCCGCAAGAACAGATCAGTCAAATGGGTACATGAAGGCAAAG GTCGCAATACTTCCAACACGAGTATGACACCAACTCCTAGCAGTGCCCATGACACGCCTTATCGTCCTCCGAGTGCGATGAAGCAACAACAGCAACAGCCCAAATACAATACGTTGCCCAGGTCGTTCCCGAACCCGCCCAAGGTGGTTTCGACTAACACTCTTCCGAGGATGGAGCCGTTCCCGGAGCCAGCGACTACGCTGACTCCCCTTCCAGAGCTTTACATCCCTCCTCTGCAGACGAAGCTGAACGAAGTGTACTCGTCTCCGCAGAGCGCCAAGTTGAATAGCTGGAACGGCAAGAATTACAATACAGCGGCCAGAGGATGGGGTGATGTCAAAGCTTTCTACAGGCCGGTCACATTCGACGACAAGGGTAACTGCAATAACCTACCCTTCTCCGACTTTTAA